In the genome of Ziziphus jujuba cultivar Dongzao chromosome 10, ASM3175591v1, the window CAGACCTTGGGATGGAAGTTCATACCTCAATGCGGCCATCAGTGACAGCTCGTCTCTTTCAAGACAGTGGAAGTGTTCAGGATTAAGATGACGGATAAAATGCAAACCAACTCGAAGGGTGCCACAACCAATCTCAAGGACATGAGAGTCAGGTGTGAGGTGGATAAACTCAGCAAGGAATTCAAACACATCCCGTCCCCCAGCCCAAGGCTCACCATAGTTGCTATGATGCTCTTCAACAAGGAGCTCACCAGGGCAAGGGAGGGCAGTGTGATTATCTGATCCAAGTCCTTCATAGTGTGATATACCCTTGAAACTAAGAATATAAAAAACAGGAGAAACCTTGAGTTTTATCTTTGTTCAAAAAAAGATTTATGTTACAGAGAATGTTATGCCCAATGTCTAATTTCCTACAATGACAACCACAAAGAAAACTGAAACTAGAAACAATTAGAGCACAAAGCCACAGAGGGTGCGTCCACAACTGAGTAAAAAAAACAGGAGTTCAAAACAATTTTCTTATCTATATGCTTTACTTCGTCTATCTTTTGTATTCTCAAATCCCCCAGATGAGAAAAGTTCAAAATTGTGATCTTTCATTTTCCCAACCAACCTTTGCTCATTAAGAAAAGCAACACAACATCATTCTACATGGAGGAAAGCAACTAATATatggaaattacaaaatttgatcATAAAAGTGATTCACTCCTCCTAAAAATATACAGAAACTGAAGTGAATAGACTATAACCCCATTACCATTTATTAAAATTCCTCGGTTGGCCAAACACACAAACGCAAAATCATTGAATTGGTTTCAACACAACTCTGCCAAATTCTAGCTCATTTTCAATACCATACATAAATCAATGAAATTCACAATTCCACAAAGcaataaaacatattaaatatcgaaagattttttaaaagaaaagcaTACATTATAAATCCACCGTTTTAATCACACACaatcaaaatacataaaaataatatatatacagggagggagagagagagtacaTACTCTAATAGATCTTGGAGCTGCTGGGCTCTGGTACGAGGGTTAATGCCCTTACGGAGCACATTGTCTTGCATATGCAGCCCATTAAGTCGGATCTGATCCTTCAACCATTCGACATCCTCTCGGCTAGTCGATATGGGCTGGCCTACTGAAACTTGGGCAGTTCCACCAGCGCCAGCGCCGGGGCCGGCGGGGGTAGGGACTCGGGAAACACCTCCGGGAGGGCAAGAGCAGGTGGAGAGAGACgacaaaaggaagaagaagaatatggcGGCCGCCGACAACGCCAGTACCAGCATCGGAACTGTTACCACCACGCCCTTCGCCGGCGGCAAAGTTTTCGATGATATAGCCATGCCTATCTgatttttgtgattttatttatttaattatttgtttgctttttcTATCTATTCTATTGGGCTACCTCCCGTACTACTCCATCGTAGACGCTGCGTGTGTTTTCAGATTCTTTATCCCGTGCAGTTAGATTCGATCTCCTTCAACACGACGCCGTATCACTGAAcacgatgattttttttttaattttttttttttttttctggaagaCCAGTGTCGTCTCGATTTTCTTTTGTACCACGTGCAAGTCGTATAAAGGTTATATTAGAGTGTGGGCGAGTCCATAGTTAATCTCGTGTAGCCAAATGACTATGACAATTGACATGAGCTACTGTGTGTGGGGAAAGTCAAAGTCTTCTGggaaaaaatttttgaaaattgtgaaagaatttttttttttccccctaataatataaaatatttttcatcatttttcagacatatattaaattttgatagtGAAGATTTTTAATTGCAAGCATAATCGAACCCAAGACCGAACCGGTCCAGAATTAAAAATCATTATCAGGGTTTAGAAATTTGCCATAAAAACTGCACTGTAAGTACATATTGAATTAACTGTTTCTTGATAGCTGTAAGTAAGAGAGAAAAGCTGGAATGTTACAGAATCAAACAGTTGCAAAGTGCAAAAAAGGCTTTGAAAGTGGAGAGATCCTTTAATATGTAGAAAAGATTACAAGTTCTCCATAGGCAAAAAGCTTTTTACATCTAagcttttaagaaaatataaaatctccATGCTTGAGCTCTGAACAGTCAGAAACTTGAAGTTATTTTTCATTACATGATGATAAAATACTTTAAACAGAGTTATCAGCCACATATGGGCTACAAAAATGAGTTAAACAATTAATTACAGTCACTCACAGTCACAGCAAGGCCTAAGCAAGCCAGCAATTTCAAGAAAATCATgcaaaacaataattaatacaCCCCACCAAGCAACCAGTCTAATTCACACTACTATAATCTTTATGTATGAATATGATGACTTTATAACAAGTTAAAATTTTCAGATCAATATATAACCCCAGAACCAAAATACTCACAAATTTTACAATACCACAAAAGATTAGCTTCAAATTTCTAAAGCTTTTTCTTCACAACTAAATCAGATCAGACATCCTTCTTCTGTGACGATTAAGTGGTCTAAAGTTTGGATCAGATGAAGTAACCAGTTTGCTTCTTGACAACAGGGTTGTCTTGGAATCTGAACCATTGTATTTGGGACTCTCTGTGTTATCTGTTTCCGTAGCCAGTTTGCTTCTTGACAAAACAGTTGCCTTGGAATCTGAACCATTGCATTTGGGACTATCTGTGTTATCTGTTTCTGTCATTTGTTTTTTCCTGTTTGGATTTAGTAGACTTGGTTTGAAACGGCGATCCAAGTAACTGATTGAGTTGGAAGCTGTGAGTTGGATAGAACTTCTGGTCCCTAATCGCCAACTTTTTGTTCTTccaacaatttctttttctgcagCGCTTTGCCTTTGGCGGCTGGCTACAGTTGAAGTCATGAACCGAGGCAGAGAACCAGAAATACTTTTTCTAGTTGCTTTGTCAATTGTTTTGGGGGTTCCTATTACTTCATTTAGATCTTCTCTGGGACTTGAGTGGCTGTTTACCTCATCTTCAAGAATGTCACAAGTGGTTGAgtaaagttttttgtttttggttaacAAGAATTCAGCCTTCTCTATTTGATACTTGACTTTTTGGCATTCTTGTTCGGCTTCTCTCATGTCATCTTCAAGCTCCTTAAcccttttctctttttgcttCTTCACATCCTAAAGTAATGTCTTACGGTTTATGATCGAGCATTCGATACTAAGGAAGCTAGCATTtcataaaacaagaaaaacctTTGAGAAATTTACCTCCGGCAGTTCTCTATTGGACTCTACTGCTCTTGCTCTCTTTGCGAAGCACAAAGAACAAATTGTCTCACCTACATCTTCTTCAAATGGGCTGACATGCACAAGCATCAACACCTTTGAAGAATCACCTACAACAAGCATGATTGC includes:
- the LOC107412248 gene encoding uncharacterized protein LOC107412248, producing the protein MAISSKTLPPAKGVVVTVPMLVLALSAAAIFFFFLLSSLSTCSCPPGGVSRVPTPAGPGAGAGGTAQVSVGQPISTSREDVEWLKDQIRLNGLHMQDNVLRKGINPRTRAQQLQDLLDFKGISHYEGLGSDNHTALPCPGELLVEEHHSNYGEPWAGGRDVFEFLAEFIHLTPDSHVLEIGCGTLRVGLHFIRHLNPEHFHCLERDELSLMAALRYELPSQGLLNKRPLIVKGEDMDFTKFGSGVMYDLIYASAVFLHMPDKLVWVGLERLANKLKPLDGRIFVSHNIKFCSRLGGEECTKRLKSLGLEYLGKHTHDSLLFNHYEIWFEFRRFKD